The following is a genomic window from Spirosoma foliorum.
CAAAATCAACTGATTTCTAATCCATTACACTAAAGCCAAGTATAATTATGAGTACTCCATTGCAACCAAGTAAAAAAGTATGGTTTGTTACAGGCGCGTCAAAAGGCCTGGGACTTTCATTAGTAAAACAATTATTGGAGCAAGGTTTCCAGGTGGCCGCTACTTCCAGAAACAAAGATGACCTTCGCCGGGCTGTTAGTGTTGACAATGAAAGCTTCCTTCCATTAGCTGTCGATCTAAAAACCGAAACCAGTGTCGATCAAGCGATTAATGCCACCATTGCGCAGTTTGGCCATATCGATGTGGTGGTCAACAATGCGGGTTATGGACTATTGGGCAGCCTTGAAGAACTAACCGACCGGGAAGCGCGCGAAAATTTCGACGTCAATGTATTTGGATCACTGAACGTGATTCGGGCCGTGATGCCTCATCTTCGGGAACAACAGTCGGGGCATATTTTTAACATCTCGTCGATTGGCGGTTTCACGGGTAACTTCCCAGGTTTTGGGATTTATTGCGCCACCAAGTTTGCCGTCGAAGGTTTTTCGGAATCACTTGCTGCCGAAGCGAAAGCGTTTGGCATCAACGTGACAATTGTTTCGCCCGGCTATTTTAGAACTGATTTCCTGACAGCTTCTTCACTAGGCGTTCCTTCTCGTCAGATCGACGCGTATGAAGCCGTTCGGGCCAGTCAGCAGGCGCACCAGGCCGAGATCAACGGTAACCAACCCGGCGATCCTGAAAAAGCAGTTGCGGCTTTGATTCAAGTAGCATCGGCAGAGAACCCACCCTTGCATTTATTCCTGGGTCAGGACGCTTACGACATGGCCTACACCAAAATCAACAGCGTTCAAAGCGATTTAGAAACCTGGAAA
Proteins encoded in this region:
- a CDS encoding oxidoreductase; its protein translation is MSTPLQPSKKVWFVTGASKGLGLSLVKQLLEQGFQVAATSRNKDDLRRAVSVDNESFLPLAVDLKTETSVDQAINATIAQFGHIDVVVNNAGYGLLGSLEELTDREARENFDVNVFGSLNVIRAVMPHLREQQSGHIFNISSIGGFTGNFPGFGIYCATKFAVEGFSESLAAEAKAFGINVTIVSPGYFRTDFLTASSLGVPSRQIDAYEAVRASQQAHQAEINGNQPGDPEKAVAALIQVASAENPPLHLFLGQDAYDMAYTKINSVQSDLETWKAVTVSTGFATENAAV